In Nitrospirota bacterium, the following proteins share a genomic window:
- a CDS encoding response regulator, with product MTEQKTKKRVLIADDSNFLRNSLKSILEKLQFEVVGMVDNGLTAITKYKELKPDVVMIDMIMPQMGGLDCLKLLKKIDLNAVAVMVSSVSTQDTVVSCLKEGAKHYILKPFEESKVKQVMESIFK from the coding sequence ATGACTGAACAAAAGACGAAAAAAAGAGTGTTAATTGCCGACGACTCCAATTTCTTAAGGAATAGTTTAAAAAGTATTCTTGAAAAATTGCAATTTGAAGTGGTTGGGATGGTGGACAATGGTTTGACGGCCATTACCAAATATAAAGAATTAAAACCCGATGTTGTGATGATTGATATGATTATGCCTCAAATGGGAGGACTGGATTGCTTAAAACTTTTAAAAAAAATAGACCTAAATGCTGTTGCCGTGATGGTGAGTTCTGTCTCCACACAGGATACGGTAGTGTCTTGTCTGAAAGAGGGGGCCAAACATTATATTTTAAAACCGTTTGAGGAAAGCAAAGTCAAACAGGTCATGGAGTCCATTTTTAAATGA
- a CDS encoding MBL fold metallo-hydrolase — MEITFLGAANTVTGSKYLVSGGSRKILVDCGLFQGFKQLRLRNRAPLPVKPEEIDAVILTHAHIDHSGYLPLLVKNGFSGKVYCSRGTKDLCSILLPDSGYLQEEEAGYMNEHKYSKHATALPLYTQEDAERSLRQFSPCEFDQEVDLGGGLHFRLFPAGHIVGSSLVLLEDAKTSLLFSGDLGRLNDLIMQPPTVIHKADYLVIESTYGDRLHDPADPRIVLAEIINRTVQRGGIILIPAFAVGRAQAILYYVHLLKKENAIPDIPVYLNSPMAIEATEVYRNHYREHRLTAAQSREMGSVAHLVHTAEESKRLNAKRDPMILISASGMATGGRVLHHLKAFAPDERNTVLFVGFQVGGTRGEAMINGAKSVKIHGNYIPVRAEVVALDNLSAHADYSEILAWLRHFDVAPRETFITHGEPAPADALRRRIKEQLGWRCRVADYLEKVTLT, encoded by the coding sequence TTGGAGATTACCTTTTTAGGGGCTGCCAACACCGTAACCGGGTCTAAATATTTGGTGAGCGGCGGATCCAGGAAAATCCTGGTGGACTGCGGCCTTTTCCAGGGATTTAAGCAGTTACGATTAAGGAACCGGGCGCCCTTGCCGGTGAAACCGGAAGAAATTGACGCTGTCATTCTCACGCATGCTCATATTGACCATAGCGGTTATCTCCCTTTATTGGTAAAAAATGGCTTTTCAGGAAAGGTCTATTGCAGCCGGGGGACGAAGGATCTCTGTTCCATTCTTTTACCTGACAGCGGGTATTTGCAGGAAGAAGAGGCGGGATATATGAACGAACACAAATATTCAAAACATGCCACGGCGCTTCCTCTTTATACCCAGGAGGATGCCGAAAGATCCTTAAGACAATTTTCACCCTGTGAATTTGATCAGGAAGTTGACCTTGGCGGGGGTCTTCACTTTCGTCTTTTTCCGGCGGGGCATATTGTCGGTTCGTCACTTGTCCTATTAGAGGACGCGAAAACTTCTCTTTTGTTTTCCGGCGATCTTGGCCGTCTGAATGATTTAATCATGCAACCGCCAACGGTCATCCATAAGGCCGATTACCTGGTGATTGAATCAACGTATGGGGACCGCCTTCATGATCCGGCTGATCCGCGAATTGTTTTAGCCGAGATCATTAATCGGACGGTTCAGCGTGGTGGAATCATTTTAATTCCGGCTTTCGCGGTTGGCCGTGCGCAGGCGATCCTTTATTACGTTCATCTTCTCAAAAAAGAGAATGCCATTCCGGATATTCCGGTTTACCTCAACAGTCCGATGGCCATTGAAGCCACCGAGGTCTATCGTAACCATTACAGAGAGCACCGCTTAACGGCCGCGCAAAGCAGAGAAATGGGTTCTGTCGCGCATCTTGTTCATACTGCGGAGGAGTCAAAACGCCTGAACGCCAAACGAGACCCGATGATTTTGATTTCGGCAAGTGGCATGGCCACCGGCGGCCGCGTCCTTCATCACCTGAAAGCTTTTGCTCCGGATGAGAGAAATACGGTATTGTTTGTCGGATTTCAGGTGGGTGGAACACGCGGAGAAGCGATGATCAACGGCGCAAAATCAGTCAAGATTCATGGAAATTATATCCCTGTTCGCGCGGAAGTTGTTGCGCTCGATAATTTATCCGCCCACGCCGATTACAGTGAAATTCTGGCGTGGCTCCGCCATTTTGACGTCGCGCCCCGTGAAACCTTTATTACTCATGGAGAACCTGCGCCGGCAGATGCGTTGAGGCGTCGGATTAAGGAACAATTGGGTTGGCGCTGCCGCGTGGCGGACTACCTGGAAAAGGTGACGTTGACGTGA
- a CDS encoding AAA family ATPase, which yields MRAPFGRLTENLGHEIKYENRISTSEATGCAGAERGVRGHRSIRQRRSGRVPEYQQVKQPPLIEALKNPAVYDHPVEKVEWVETHISWVFLTGAYAYKIKKPVNLGFVDFSTLEKRHICCQEELRLNRRLAPSIYLGLIKITGKEHHPEFNGNGPILEYAVKMTQFDRNQELDRVLERGLLKPEALDVLAKELAAFHQGAEIAGPESFFGTPEGLAQPMRDNFTRIHEMVRDAKELEQIERLRSWTESKLAARRDDFISRRKSGFIRECHGDLHLANMVLIDGRVVVFDCLEFNENLRFIDVMSDLAFLLMDLDDRGHPELARRFLNTYLEASGDYAGLKVLRTYQVYRAMVRAKVASIRLSQQALDSGEEKHLWEEHRSYIDLAEKYTRPDPVSLVITHGPSGAGKTTLTQGLIEKLDAVRIRSDVERKRLAGLSPLAKTTGEVGAGIYAPDLTRRLYDQLAIFAYDLLKAGYPVLVDATFLRRASRQIFHHLARHLRVPFVILNIHASPKILRERVVLRNKKGLDASEAGVTVLEQQLATAEPLSPEESFHAVEIDADSPFDLPGVMADLNRLINKRP from the coding sequence ATGCGCGCTCCTTTCGGCCGTCTTACTGAAAATTTGGGTCATGAGATAAAATATGAAAATAGAATATCAACAAGTGAAGCAACCGGCTGCGCCGGTGCGGAACGTGGGGTTCGGGGGCATCGGAGCATCCGCCAGAGGCGGAGCGGACGGGTCCCTGAATATCAACAAGTGAAACAACCTCCTTTAATTGAAGCTCTCAAAAATCCTGCTGTTTACGATCATCCTGTTGAAAAAGTAGAATGGGTCGAAACCCATATTTCATGGGTATTTTTGACCGGAGCGTATGCCTATAAAATCAAGAAACCGGTTAACCTGGGCTTTGTCGATTTTTCTACCCTTGAAAAACGCCATATCTGCTGCCAGGAGGAACTGCGCCTCAACCGCAGGCTGGCTCCCTCGATTTACCTTGGTTTGATTAAAATTACCGGAAAAGAACATCATCCGGAGTTCAATGGAAACGGACCCATCCTTGAATATGCCGTAAAGATGACACAATTCGACCGGAATCAGGAGCTCGACCGGGTTCTGGAACGAGGCCTGCTTAAGCCAGAAGCCCTCGATGTTCTGGCAAAAGAGCTGGCGGCCTTTCATCAAGGGGCTGAAATAGCGGGACCAGAAAGCTTTTTCGGAACGCCGGAAGGGCTTGCTCAGCCGATGCGGGACAATTTCACGCGGATTCACGAAATGGTTCGAGACGCAAAGGAACTTGAACAAATTGAGAGGCTCCGCTCCTGGACCGAGTCGAAATTAGCCGCCCGCCGCGATGATTTTATTTCCCGGAGAAAATCGGGTTTTATTAGGGAATGTCATGGCGATCTTCATCTGGCCAACATGGTTTTAATTGACGGCCGCGTCGTCGTTTTCGACTGCCTGGAATTTAACGAGAATCTCAGATTTATTGACGTGATGAGCGATCTGGCGTTTCTTTTAATGGATCTCGATGATCGCGGCCACCCTGAGCTGGCACGCCGTTTCCTTAATACTTACCTGGAAGCCAGTGGAGATTATGCGGGCCTGAAGGTGTTGCGGACTTATCAGGTTTACCGGGCGATGGTTCGGGCAAAAGTGGCTTCGATCCGTTTAAGCCAGCAGGCTCTCGATTCCGGAGAGGAAAAACATCTTTGGGAAGAGCATCGGAGTTACATCGATCTTGCGGAAAAATATACCCGGCCAGATCCCGTCTCTCTCGTCATCACGCATGGCCCGTCCGGGGCCGGAAAAACGACCTTGACCCAGGGGCTTATTGAGAAACTGGATGCGGTTCGGATTCGAAGTGATGTTGAACGAAAACGACTGGCAGGTTTATCCCCCCTCGCTAAAACGACTGGAGAGGTTGGAGCCGGTATTTATGCTCCTGACCTGACCCGGAGACTTTACGATCAATTGGCCATTTTTGCATACGATCTTCTTAAAGCGGGTTATCCCGTACTTGTTGACGCGACCTTTTTAAGAAGAGCGTCACGTCAGATCTTTCATCATCTAGCCAGGCATTTGAGAGTGCCTTTTGTCATTCTGAATATTCATGCCTCTCCGAAAATATTACGGGAGCGAGTGGTCTTACGAAATAAAAAAGGCCTGGATGCCTCCGAGGCCGGTGTGACGGTCCTCGAACAGCAGTTGGCAACCGCGGAACCTTTGAGCCCGGAGGAAAGTTTCCATGCGGTAGAGATCGACGCGGATTCTCCCTTTGATCTTCCCGGAGTGATGGCAGATTTGAACCGTTTGATCAATAAGAGACCTTAG
- a CDS encoding thymidine phosphorylase family protein, whose product MKEKKAFYSLRLRRLGIDTYQEPVIYMRRDCHVCRSEGFEAQSRIRVENGKQSVLATLNIVTTGILSPGEAGLSEAAWRLLKAEEGDEVTVSHPPPVESLSYVRGKVYGKRLSETAMREIVADIAAGRYSDVHLSAFITACAGGRMDLQEMVSLTQAMINAGDQIQWDRSPVMDKHCVGGLPGNRTTLIVVPIIAAFGLIMPKTSSRAITSPAGTVDTMETLAPVNLKIGAMRRVVEREGGCIVWGGAVRLSPADDILIRVERPLDFDSPEQVVSSILSKKVAAGSTHVVIDVPVGKTAKVRDQESAETLRRHLEEVGRFVGLNVCVLITDGTQPVGRGIGPALEARDVLAVLRREKNAPQDLLERSILLAGQILEFSSRVKKGEGRHMARAILSDGRAWQKFQAICEAQGGMREPAQATYSREITARSAGIVASIENRRLARVAKLSGAPTAPSAGVDLHTPAGTRVEKGQPVFTIYAETPGELDYALAYVETQPDIVYIQDIGQRIGQ is encoded by the coding sequence GTGAAAGAAAAAAAAGCTTTTTATTCGCTCCGTTTACGCCGGCTTGGAATTGATACCTATCAGGAGCCGGTTATCTACATGCGCCGGGATTGTCATGTCTGTCGATCCGAAGGTTTTGAAGCCCAATCGCGAATCCGCGTAGAAAACGGGAAACAATCGGTCCTCGCCACGTTGAACATTGTAACGACCGGTATTTTGTCACCCGGGGAGGCGGGTTTATCCGAAGCGGCCTGGCGCCTTCTCAAAGCCGAAGAAGGGGATGAAGTAACCGTTTCCCATCCGCCGCCGGTGGAATCTTTGAGTTATGTTAGAGGAAAGGTTTACGGAAAAAGGCTGAGTGAAACGGCAATGAGAGAGATCGTGGCTGACATCGCGGCTGGCCGTTATTCCGACGTCCATCTTTCGGCGTTTATTACGGCCTGTGCTGGAGGCCGCATGGATCTCCAGGAAATGGTCTCCTTGACTCAAGCGATGATTAATGCAGGCGACCAAATTCAATGGGATCGCTCACCGGTGATGGATAAACACTGCGTCGGAGGGCTCCCGGGCAATCGCACGACCCTCATCGTGGTTCCCATCATCGCGGCGTTTGGATTGATCATGCCTAAAACCTCTTCTCGCGCGATCACCTCTCCCGCTGGAACTGTGGACACGATGGAAACGCTGGCTCCGGTGAACCTGAAAATAGGCGCTATGCGGCGGGTGGTTGAGCGGGAAGGGGGGTGTATTGTATGGGGTGGAGCGGTCCGCTTGAGTCCGGCAGACGATATCCTGATCCGGGTAGAACGACCGTTGGATTTTGACAGCCCTGAACAGGTTGTTTCCTCGATTCTATCCAAAAAAGTGGCGGCAGGGTCGACCCATGTCGTCATTGACGTTCCTGTTGGAAAAACGGCCAAGGTCAGGGATCAGGAATCCGCGGAGACCCTTCGACGCCATTTGGAGGAGGTTGGCCGTTTTGTGGGTTTAAACGTTTGTGTGTTGATTACCGACGGGACCCAGCCTGTTGGCCGGGGAATTGGCCCCGCGTTGGAAGCGAGGGATGTTCTTGCGGTTTTACGTAGAGAAAAAAACGCGCCCCAGGATCTTCTCGAACGGTCGATTCTTCTGGCCGGCCAAATCCTCGAATTTTCTTCCCGGGTTAAAAAAGGAGAAGGCCGACACATGGCCAGGGCGATTTTAAGCGATGGACGGGCATGGCAAAAATTTCAAGCGATTTGTGAAGCCCAGGGGGGCATGCGGGAGCCAGCCCAGGCAACATATTCCCGTGAAATCACCGCGCGTTCTGCGGGAATCGTCGCCAGTATCGAAAACCGTCGACTGGCCAGGGTAGCCAAACTCTCCGGGGCTCCCACGGCCCCTTCGGCCGGAGTTGACCTCCATACTCCGGCAGGGACCCGGGTAGAAAAAGGTCAGCCGGTGTTTACGATTTATGCGGAAACGCCGGGAGAACTTGATTATGCGCTGGCCTATGTGGAAACACAGCCTGATATTGTGTATATTCAGGATATCGGACAACGGATTGG
- a CDS encoding RES family NAD+ phosphorylase has translation MSMEGSITFGGRYNPSYQFGALYFGLTREICWKEIEKKNEGPVKRTRFKLLPVRVSLQKVLDLTDFSIQKILALKNEDLVKPFDYDQTQKIAIRARQMGYEAVLAHSSAGEGKILAVF, from the coding sequence TTGTCGATGGAAGGGAGTATAACTTTTGGAGGCCGATATAATCCGTCCTATCAATTTGGAGCGCTTTATTTTGGATTGACACGGGAAATATGTTGGAAGGAAATAGAAAAGAAAAATGAAGGCCCTGTTAAAAGGACCCGCTTTAAACTTTTACCAGTCAGGGTCTCTTTACAGAAGGTATTGGATCTTACAGATTTTTCCATTCAAAAAATCTTAGCATTAAAAAACGAGGACTTAGTAAAACCCTTTGATTATGATCAAACACAAAAAATTGCAATCAGAGCGAGACAGATGGGCTATGAAGCTGTACTGGCCCACTCGTCAGCCGGAGAAGGCAAGATACTGGCAGTTTTTTAA
- a CDS encoding DUF2384 domain-containing protein, with protein sequence MIEFIRSSLNLSQEDLARILNVSVRTIVRWEKEGDQPPSLEKERLEMIQEVVEIARDIMDPENVPGWFSSPKESFSGLRPLDLLSTFRGIKRMQESLERIRWGIF encoded by the coding sequence ATGATCGAATTCATTCGGTCCTCTCTAAATCTTTCCCAGGAGGATTTAGCCCGTATACTAAATGTTTCGGTCCGAACCATTGTTCGCTGGGAGAAAGAAGGTGATCAGCCCCCCTCCCTGGAAAAGGAACGCCTTGAGATGATTCAGGAAGTAGTGGAAATTGCCAGAGACATCATGGATCCCGAAAATGTTCCTGGTTGGTTTTCAAGCCCCAAAGAGTCTTTTTCCGGTTTGCGACCTTTAGACCTTTTATCTACTTTTAGGGGTATAAAGAGGATGCAGGAATCCCTGGAAAGAATCCGGTGGGGAATCTTTTAA
- a CDS encoding MFS transporter, whose translation MFKAILGLPSTVWLLSWVSFLNDTAGELVYSLLPLYVTSVLMAGPKVLGLIEGSAEAAGSLFKLLSGMLSDRTRSTKSWVVGGYSLAAISRPLLSFAPSWLMVLALRLGDRLGKGLRSSPRDALLALSVPVHQRGLAFGFHRAFDSFGAVIGPLLAYWMLSRQMTVREIFLWVAVPGGLTVLLSLFIREPQRQEIKTPIPFNWNFHSFPPQFKRYLMVLALFTLGNASNTFLLLRAKDLGLSNEQVPLIWALVSLSASLFSTPLSALSDRIGRTRLIIFGWSVYGIFYLLLGFNGRQLWSLWVLFAFYGLFMAATEGVEKALVADLAPSTLVGTAYGWFNLTTGVMLLPSSLLFGWLWQTWTPQLAFGVSAGCALLSAVLLKIWVMR comes from the coding sequence ATGTTTAAGGCGATCTTAGGGCTTCCTTCCACAGTTTGGTTGTTGAGTTGGGTTAGTTTTCTAAATGATACGGCCGGTGAGCTGGTCTACTCCCTTCTCCCTCTTTACGTCACGTCGGTTTTAATGGCAGGCCCCAAAGTTCTGGGGCTGATCGAGGGAAGTGCCGAAGCGGCGGGGAGTCTCTTTAAATTGCTTTCAGGTATGCTGTCGGACAGGACCCGTTCCACCAAATCATGGGTGGTGGGAGGGTATTCCCTGGCCGCCATCTCCCGGCCGTTGCTCTCCTTTGCCCCTTCATGGCTGATGGTATTGGCGCTTCGATTGGGCGACCGATTGGGCAAGGGCTTGCGGAGTTCACCGCGCGACGCCCTTCTGGCTCTTTCGGTTCCTGTTCATCAGCGGGGTTTAGCTTTTGGATTTCATCGGGCCTTTGACAGCTTTGGAGCGGTCATTGGCCCATTATTAGCCTACTGGATGTTGTCCCGGCAAATGACGGTTAGAGAGATTTTCTTATGGGTTGCCGTGCCGGGGGGATTGACCGTGCTGTTGTCCCTCTTTATTCGAGAACCTCAACGGCAGGAAATTAAAACCCCTATCCCTTTTAACTGGAATTTCCATAGCTTTCCTCCACAATTTAAACGCTATTTGATGGTTCTGGCGTTGTTTACCCTCGGCAACGCTTCCAACACCTTTCTCCTTCTTCGGGCGAAGGACCTGGGATTGTCCAACGAACAGGTTCCTTTGATTTGGGCCCTGGTTTCACTTTCCGCCTCTCTTTTTTCTACTCCCTTGTCTGCCTTATCGGATAGAATCGGTCGAACCCGGCTGATTATTTTTGGGTGGAGCGTCTATGGTATTTTTTATTTGTTGCTTGGTTTTAACGGGAGACAGTTGTGGTCGCTCTGGGTTTTGTTTGCATTTTATGGATTATTTATGGCGGCCACTGAAGGGGTAGAAAAGGCGCTGGTTGCCGATCTTGCGCCCTCCACGCTGGTGGGGACGGCTTACGGCTGGTTTAACTTAACGACAGGCGTCATGCTCCTTCCCTCCTCACTCCTGTTCGGATGGCTCTGGCAGACCTGGACCCCTCAGCTTGCCTTTGGCGTTTCTGCAGGATGCGCGCTCCTTTCGGCCGTCTTACTGAAAATTTGGGTCATGAGATAA